One window of the Rufibacter radiotolerans genome contains the following:
- a CDS encoding DUF4139 domain-containing protein, translated as MKSLSFCLCLLVSCFGPVFPVSAQKQTSMTTDVKAVTVFLNRAQVTNTGKTTVDPGVTELVLEGLPTQLDERSVQVNPTGSVTLLSVRYEQNFLQNATKPIALERLEDSLESYNGRIRSLNDQREVLQKEEALLQANQSVGGTQTGLTAARLKEVADYYRTRLLAIKKEIQVVDARQAILRDRQNQFNNQVNQYRRNQQANNRVIVAVQASARAQVGLEVTYMVFNAGWEPIYDLRASGSQGPVQLQYKANVRQNTGVNWDNVQLTLATTNPAEGAQKPELEPQRIGIVQPITIRGALQRRAAGVEMTKSKREDSKQLSEVVVTGYGAEAAPSTNTSDFTEAVATTLAAEFKIGIPFSVPSDGKPHTVDIQQHSLTTSYAHIAVPKLDPTAFLVAYLTNWENLKLLPGQANVFLAGTFTGKSFLNPEQTRDTLTLSLGRDQNVIVQRERMKDYQKRSTLGSNVKEQFGYEISLRNTKTQPVTITIEDQIPLSTTSEIEVEDLDTNGGKLDKETGKVTWQLVLKPNETVKRTLRYVVKYPKNKQVAGI; from the coding sequence ATGAAATCCCTTTCTTTTTGCCTCTGTCTTTTGGTAAGCTGTTTCGGGCCTGTTTTTCCGGTTTCGGCCCAAAAACAGACCTCCATGACCACCGATGTGAAAGCCGTGACTGTGTTTCTCAATAGGGCGCAGGTGACCAATACCGGTAAAACAACGGTTGACCCAGGTGTAACCGAACTGGTGCTGGAGGGCTTGCCTACCCAACTGGATGAACGCAGCGTGCAGGTGAACCCTACGGGCAGCGTAACCTTGCTTTCGGTGCGCTATGAGCAGAACTTCCTGCAGAATGCCACCAAACCCATAGCCCTGGAACGGCTGGAAGATTCGTTGGAAAGCTACAACGGTCGCATTAGAAGTCTTAATGACCAGCGGGAGGTGCTCCAGAAAGAAGAGGCCCTGCTGCAGGCCAACCAAAGCGTAGGCGGTACCCAAACCGGCCTCACCGCCGCCCGCCTCAAAGAAGTAGCCGACTATTACCGCACGCGGTTACTGGCTATCAAAAAAGAGATTCAAGTAGTAGATGCCCGCCAAGCCATCTTGCGCGACCGCCAGAACCAGTTCAACAACCAGGTCAACCAATACCGGCGCAACCAGCAGGCCAACAACCGCGTGATTGTGGCGGTGCAGGCATCGGCCCGGGCGCAGGTAGGACTGGAGGTAACTTACATGGTTTTCAACGCCGGCTGGGAACCTATCTATGACCTCAGGGCCAGCGGCAGCCAGGGACCGGTGCAACTTCAATACAAAGCCAACGTGCGCCAGAACACCGGCGTGAACTGGGACAACGTGCAACTTACCTTAGCTACCACTAACCCCGCCGAAGGAGCTCAAAAACCGGAACTGGAGCCTCAGCGGATTGGTATTGTGCAACCCATTACCATTAGAGGTGCTTTGCAGAGAAGAGCAGCCGGCGTGGAGATGACTAAGTCAAAGCGGGAAGATAGCAAGCAATTAAGTGAAGTGGTGGTGACTGGTTATGGGGCGGAAGCGGCCCCTTCCACCAACACCTCAGACTTTACAGAAGCCGTTGCCACCACTCTGGCCGCCGAGTTCAAAATAGGTATTCCGTTCAGCGTACCCTCAGACGGAAAGCCGCACACAGTAGACATTCAGCAGCACAGCCTTACCACCTCCTACGCGCACATAGCCGTCCCCAAACTGGACCCCACCGCCTTTCTGGTGGCCTACCTTACCAACTGGGAGAACCTGAAGCTGTTGCCAGGGCAGGCCAACGTGTTCCTGGCCGGAACCTTCACCGGTAAGTCTTTCCTCAACCCAGAGCAAACCCGAGACACCCTCACTTTATCTTTGGGCCGTGACCAAAACGTGATTGTGCAGCGCGAGCGGATGAAGGATTATCAGAAGCGCTCTACCTTGGGCAGCAATGTAAAAGAGCAGTTCGGGTATGAAATCAGTCTCCGCAACACCAAAACCCAACCGGTCACCATTACCATAGAAGACCAGATTCCGTTAAGCACCACCTCTGAGATTGAAGTAGAGGACCTGGACACCAACGGCGGAAAACTAGACAAGGAAACCGGGAAAGTAACCTGGCAACTGGTCTTGAAACCCAATGAGACGGTGAAACGCACGCTTCGGTATGTGGTGAAGTATCCTAAGAATAAGCAGGTAGCGGGGATTTAA
- a CDS encoding tetratricopeptide repeat protein, translated as MKAHLLPFFLVSLLLWSSQAGAQSKVLYEQNRPESITLSSFENADLGAMAADLGRTNTHRSGNLLLPVEFEQQEKISREGDLLVITAGIRNVRVREQMLYLDFDFSDALTPTVLSAKVQLLGKEDKVLQTFEVSGKTIGQDGSAVLVQTSVRDTSAFTGFKLRVVEKKLAFSSENRSAVQQRIAQVKRYYDTDARLAQLSRDLQTINPNDIDHLGQQIDRFKEMEHTLGRLLDNRLDRELDLNRHDPIQLRRRGSDLTNRFQERRLALDQMWARLPEIFYTRGLEMAMNGNARAGREFFERSLQANPAFAPSHLQLARLDFKEGYLKEAGQRTRELLNRMPVDPETHRYGQELALDIQNAYVRQGEQLNNQGKYRQALEQFEQARDFCRGISSLRCRPELWDEGIAFAKSGIYDNLLRDGRQALNQKNLTQAEKLAKEAQQYARNNKTAIDSDAAATTLLRDVQQQVYGNHMADGRRALQGSQFKAALQSFEQGKSLASDFSLMVQPDAENLLRQAARPVLLEMIAQGQLQANANQLPQARTLAGQITNLQIRYGLINDKLLDGKFRDLSKGIFSQECANAQAAYDQHFQRSLQYSQERKYAQAAAELDKALASAKENGGCAISSATAEVELTRIDAPAHYQELLQKASNHIGQNNMPEAVKVYQEAGRHFEAREVSRFGLGHAPLLAYALGHENKAFVAEVAKHAAASGDATGAIDLVKRLVSLKYSRYNLNQLQEQIGEQLAIKDAQTNPKANYKAQAEAYTGGSKDLKKLRKAYEKKFKKLT; from the coding sequence ATGAAAGCACACCTACTCCCGTTTTTCCTGGTATCGCTGCTTCTTTGGAGCAGTCAGGCTGGGGCCCAGTCTAAGGTGCTCTATGAGCAGAACAGGCCGGAATCGATCACCTTGTCCAGTTTTGAAAACGCAGACCTGGGCGCCATGGCCGCCGATTTGGGCAGAACCAATACCCACCGTTCCGGTAACTTGCTGCTACCCGTGGAGTTTGAACAGCAGGAAAAAATATCCCGCGAGGGCGACCTGTTGGTTATTACTGCCGGCATCAGAAACGTGCGGGTGCGGGAACAGATGCTCTACCTCGATTTTGATTTCTCCGATGCATTAACGCCTACCGTTCTTTCTGCCAAAGTGCAGCTGCTGGGCAAGGAAGACAAAGTGTTGCAGACGTTTGAGGTTTCTGGCAAGACCATCGGTCAGGACGGGTCTGCTGTGTTGGTGCAGACGTCGGTAAGAGACACCTCTGCCTTTACCGGGTTTAAGTTACGGGTGGTAGAAAAGAAGCTCGCGTTTTCCTCAGAGAACCGAAGCGCCGTGCAGCAGCGCATTGCCCAGGTCAAACGCTACTATGACACCGATGCCCGTCTGGCCCAGCTTTCCCGCGACTTGCAGACCATCAACCCCAATGACATTGACCATCTGGGTCAGCAAATAGACCGTTTCAAAGAAATGGAGCACACGCTGGGCCGCCTGTTAGACAACCGCCTGGACCGTGAGTTGGACCTGAACCGGCACGACCCCATCCAACTAAGACGACGGGGAAGTGACCTGACCAACCGGTTCCAGGAGCGGCGCCTGGCCCTAGACCAGATGTGGGCCCGCCTACCCGAGATTTTCTACACCCGCGGTCTGGAAATGGCCATGAACGGAAACGCCCGCGCCGGCCGCGAGTTCTTTGAGCGCTCCCTGCAGGCCAACCCTGCCTTCGCGCCATCGCACCTGCAACTGGCCCGTCTTGATTTTAAAGAAGGCTACCTGAAAGAAGCTGGCCAACGCACTCGCGAGCTTCTCAACCGCATGCCTGTAGACCCTGAGACCCACCGCTACGGGCAGGAACTGGCCCTGGACATCCAGAATGCCTATGTGCGCCAGGGCGAGCAACTCAACAACCAGGGCAAGTACCGCCAGGCCCTGGAGCAGTTTGAGCAAGCCCGCGATTTCTGCCGGGGTATCTCCAGCCTCCGCTGTCGGCCAGAACTCTGGGACGAGGGCATTGCCTTCGCCAAAAGCGGGATCTATGATAACCTGCTACGTGACGGGCGCCAGGCCCTTAACCAGAAAAACCTGACCCAGGCCGAAAAACTGGCCAAAGAAGCGCAGCAATACGCCCGCAACAACAAAACCGCCATTGACTCAGACGCTGCCGCTACCACCCTGCTCCGCGATGTACAGCAGCAGGTTTACGGCAACCACATGGCGGATGGGCGCCGGGCCCTGCAAGGCAGCCAGTTCAAGGCGGCGCTTCAGTCCTTTGAGCAAGGCAAGAGCCTGGCCAGTGATTTTAGCTTAATGGTGCAGCCAGACGCAGAGAACCTGCTCCGGCAGGCGGCCCGACCCGTTCTCCTGGAAATGATTGCCCAGGGGCAGCTGCAGGCTAACGCCAACCAACTGCCCCAGGCCCGCACACTAGCAGGCCAGATTACTAACCTGCAGATTCGCTATGGCCTGATCAATGACAAACTGTTGGACGGCAAGTTCAGGGACCTAAGCAAAGGTATTTTCTCGCAGGAATGCGCCAACGCCCAAGCCGCCTATGACCAGCATTTCCAGCGCTCCCTCCAGTACAGCCAGGAGCGCAAGTATGCCCAGGCGGCCGCAGAACTGGATAAAGCCCTGGCCTCTGCCAAAGAGAACGGCGGCTGCGCTATTTCTTCGGCTACCGCCGAGGTGGAACTGACCCGTATTGATGCCCCGGCCCATTACCAGGAACTGCTGCAGAAAGCCAGCAACCACATCGGGCAGAACAACATGCCAGAGGCTGTGAAAGTGTACCAGGAGGCTGGCCGACATTTTGAGGCGAGGGAAGTTTCCCGCTTTGGGCTGGGCCATGCGCCTTTGCTTGCCTACGCGCTGGGGCATGAGAACAAAGCCTTCGTGGCCGAGGTGGCCAAACACGCTGCCGCCTCTGGAGACGCCACCGGGGCCATTGACCTGGTAAAACGCTTAGTGTCCTTAAAGTACTCCCGGTACAACCTGAACCAACTGCAGGAACAGATTGGCGAGCAACTGGCCATCAAGGACGCACAGACCAACCCTAAAGCCAATTACAAAGCCCAGGCAGAAGCTTACACCGGCGGCTCCAAAGACCTCAAAAAGCTAAGAAAAGCCTATGAAAAGAAATTCAAAAAACTAACTTAG
- a CDS encoding Ppx/GppA phosphatase family protein has product MSRRYALIDLGTNTFHLLIVALDPEGAQQTLYKTKVPVKLGEGGISKGEITPEARERGLKALREFKEIMAEHKVDVVKATATSALRNAKNGAEVVQAIKDQTGIEVEIVSGAREAELIFKGVQLAMEVGPKPVLVMDIGGGSVEFIIGTDKGILWKKSFEIGAQRLLDKFYPDQEQPITSDQAKALRHYLQDHLQKLTAAVLQHQPETLIGSSGTFDTLVDMDLAAQGIVRDLEGSPDMNLALTTYQRQHKELTHKTRAERLAIPGMLAMRVDMIVVASVVIDWTLEKFNLEKIRVSAYALKEGMLAELLQQ; this is encoded by the coding sequence ATGTCTCGCCGATACGCTCTCATAGATCTTGGAACCAATACCTTTCACTTGCTTATTGTTGCCCTTGACCCCGAAGGCGCGCAGCAGACCCTGTATAAAACCAAAGTGCCGGTTAAGTTGGGCGAAGGCGGTATCAGTAAAGGGGAAATCACTCCTGAGGCCCGGGAGCGCGGCCTGAAAGCCCTGCGGGAGTTCAAAGAGATAATGGCCGAGCATAAGGTAGACGTGGTCAAGGCTACCGCTACCAGTGCCCTCCGCAATGCCAAAAACGGTGCGGAAGTGGTGCAGGCCATCAAAGACCAGACGGGTATTGAGGTAGAGATTGTCTCCGGGGCCCGGGAGGCCGAACTCATTTTCAAAGGCGTGCAACTGGCTATGGAAGTAGGCCCCAAACCAGTGCTGGTCATGGACATTGGCGGCGGCAGCGTGGAGTTCATCATAGGCACGGATAAAGGCATTCTCTGGAAGAAAAGCTTCGAGATTGGGGCCCAGCGCCTTCTGGATAAATTCTACCCAGACCAGGAACAACCCATCACCTCCGACCAGGCAAAAGCCCTACGGCATTACCTGCAGGATCACCTGCAGAAACTCACAGCAGCTGTACTCCAGCACCAACCCGAAACCCTGATTGGCTCCTCGGGCACCTTTGATACCCTGGTGGACATGGACCTGGCGGCCCAAGGTATTGTGCGTGATCTGGAAGGTTCCCCAGACATGAACCTGGCGCTTACTACCTACCAACGGCAGCACAAGGAACTTACCCATAAAACCCGCGCTGAGCGTCTGGCTATACCCGGCATGCTGGCCATGCGGGTAGACATGATTGTGGTGGCAAGCGTGGTCATTGACTGGACGCTGGAGAAATTCAACCTGGAGAAGATACGGGTCTCTGCATATGCTTTGAAGGAAGGGATGTTGGCCGAGTTGCTGCAGCAGTAG
- a CDS encoding class I SAM-dependent methyltransferase, producing MYSFLTTSAWTDYELIDCGNFEKLERFGDYVLARPEPQAAWDKHLSEQEWDRLAQATFRREKGNAEKGQWALKKGMAEQWFINYRYHELKLRFRLGLSSFKHVGLFPEQDPNWQFIYDRTRALPGKPKVLNMFAYTGGASLAANAGGADVTHLDSVKQVNFWARENMEASNLDNIRWIVEDAMKYARREVKRGNKYQGIILDPPAYGRGPDGEKWLLEEQINELIKLCSQLLDPENNFFVINLYSLGYSALILDNLVRGSFGKTVQNEELGELYLEDRGHRKLPLGTFFRFSSEK from the coding sequence ATGTATTCTTTCCTGACCACCAGCGCCTGGACCGATTATGAACTGATAGACTGCGGTAACTTTGAGAAGTTGGAGCGCTTCGGGGATTACGTGCTGGCCCGTCCAGAACCCCAGGCCGCCTGGGACAAACACCTCTCTGAGCAGGAGTGGGACCGACTGGCGCAGGCCACGTTCCGGCGTGAGAAAGGAAACGCCGAAAAAGGCCAGTGGGCCCTTAAGAAAGGCATGGCCGAACAGTGGTTCATCAACTACCGGTATCATGAGCTGAAACTACGCTTCCGTCTAGGTTTGTCCTCGTTCAAGCATGTGGGCCTGTTCCCGGAGCAGGACCCCAACTGGCAGTTTATCTATGACCGCACCCGCGCGTTGCCCGGCAAGCCGAAGGTGTTGAACATGTTCGCCTACACCGGCGGCGCGTCCCTGGCGGCCAATGCCGGCGGTGCCGATGTCACCCACCTTGACTCTGTGAAACAAGTCAACTTCTGGGCCCGCGAAAACATGGAAGCCAGCAACCTGGACAATATCCGGTGGATTGTAGAAGACGCCATGAAATACGCCCGCCGCGAAGTGAAACGCGGCAACAAATACCAGGGCATTATCCTGGACCCTCCCGCCTACGGCCGCGGCCCCGACGGCGAGAAATGGCTCCTGGAAGAACAGATCAATGAACTCATCAAGCTCTGCTCCCAGCTCCTGGACCCAGAGAACAACTTCTTCGTGATCAACCTTTACTCCCTGGGCTACTCCGCGCTCATCCTGGACAACCTTGTTAGAGGCTCTTTCGGGAAGACCGTACAGAACGAGGAACTAGGCGAACTCTACCTGGAAGACCGCGGACACCGCAAACTTCCGCTGGGCACGTTCTTCCGGTTTAGTTCTGAGAAGTAG
- the dapF gene encoding diaminopimelate epimerase, protein MDLTFYKYQGTGNDFVVLDNRSQEITLTQEQVAFLCDRRKGVGADGLMLLQNKEGYDFEMVYYNADGRVGSMCGNGGRCLVAFVQFMGVVENEAYFIASDGPHKAYLKDGLVHLQMKDVDAIEDLEEATFMNTGSPHYVKQVEALADLNVFAEGRAIRYSDRFKAEGTNVNFVEHLPQNKLSVRTYERGVEDETFSCGTGVTACALAASRSGYESPVPISVLGGELQVSFEKEGSGFKNVFLIGPAVQVFKGEITL, encoded by the coding sequence ATGGATTTGACCTTTTATAAATACCAGGGCACCGGCAATGACTTTGTGGTGCTGGATAACCGCTCCCAGGAAATCACGCTCACCCAGGAGCAGGTGGCTTTTCTCTGCGACCGCCGCAAAGGCGTGGGCGCCGACGGCCTGATGCTGCTGCAAAACAAGGAAGGATATGACTTTGAGATGGTCTACTACAACGCCGACGGCCGCGTGGGTTCTATGTGCGGGAACGGCGGGCGTTGCCTGGTGGCGTTTGTGCAGTTTATGGGCGTGGTAGAGAACGAAGCCTATTTCATTGCCTCAGACGGTCCGCATAAGGCATACCTGAAAGACGGGCTGGTGCACCTGCAGATGAAAGACGTAGACGCCATAGAGGACCTGGAGGAAGCCACGTTTATGAATACCGGCTCGCCGCATTACGTGAAGCAGGTAGAAGCACTCGCAGACCTGAACGTGTTCGCAGAGGGCCGTGCCATCCGTTACTCAGACCGCTTCAAGGCCGAGGGTACCAACGTGAACTTTGTGGAGCATCTGCCCCAGAACAAACTGTCGGTGCGCACCTATGAGCGGGGCGTAGAAGATGAGACCTTCTCCTGCGGAACCGGCGTGACCGCCTGCGCCCTGGCCGCCAGCCGGTCCGGTTATGAAAGCCCGGTGCCCATTAGCGTGTTGGGCGGCGAGCTGCAGGTAAGCTTTGAGAAGGAGGGAAGCGGTTTTAAAAATGTCTTCCTTATCGGCCCGGCCGTGCAGGTGTTCAAAGGCGAAATTACCCTGTAG
- a CDS encoding glycosyltransferase family 2 protein — translation MALPTCSLIVATYNWPAALNLCLQSVARQVVLPKEVLVADDGSSEETRLLIERLQKDFPVPLIHVWQPDNGFQKTKILNKAIARAKEPYIVQVDGDVILHPKFIKDHLTLAAPGRFLAGGRINLSEENTKEVLANSTVFFGLKEILKTSNLFNGLRSGFLRRLLADRYKLKGKNKYYAKGCNMSFWRQDLLRVNGYNESYTGWGPEDSELAARLMNAGILKRSLKMGGVQYHLHHTYVDSSRKAINEELLRTTIQTNITYCAQGLDQYL, via the coding sequence ATGGCCCTTCCTACCTGTTCTTTGATTGTTGCCACCTATAACTGGCCCGCGGCTTTGAATCTGTGTTTGCAGAGCGTGGCCCGGCAGGTGGTGTTGCCCAAAGAAGTGCTGGTAGCTGATGATGGCTCAAGTGAGGAGACCAGGTTGTTAATAGAGCGCTTGCAGAAAGACTTTCCGGTGCCGTTGATCCATGTGTGGCAACCCGACAACGGGTTCCAGAAAACCAAGATTCTGAACAAGGCCATCGCCCGCGCTAAAGAGCCTTATATTGTGCAGGTAGACGGCGACGTGATTCTGCACCCCAAGTTCATTAAAGACCATTTGACGCTAGCCGCCCCGGGGCGTTTTCTGGCCGGCGGCCGAATCAACCTCTCGGAGGAGAATACTAAGGAAGTGCTGGCCAACTCCACCGTTTTCTTCGGGCTGAAGGAGATCCTCAAGACCAGCAATCTTTTCAACGGCCTTCGGAGCGGTTTCCTGCGCCGCCTGCTGGCCGACCGCTACAAGTTAAAAGGCAAAAACAAGTACTACGCCAAGGGCTGCAACATGTCTTTCTGGCGCCAGGATCTGCTGCGCGTGAATGGCTACAATGAAAGCTATACCGGATGGGGCCCCGAGGACAGTGAACTGGCTGCCCGCCTCATGAATGCCGGCATCTTGAAAAGGTCTCTGAAGATGGGCGGCGTGCAATACCACCTGCACCACACCTATGTAGACTCCAGCCGCAAGGCCATCAATGAGGAACTGTTGCGCACCACTATCCAGACCAACATCACCTACTGCGCACAAGGGCTAGACCAGTATTTGTAG
- a CDS encoding GNAT family N-acetyltransferase — protein sequence MLQTDRIYLRAPEPSDLDFLYLFENDTALWPVSLSVTPFSREALRQYLENATLDIYAARQLRLMICLQEEDTVMGSIDLFDFEPLHQRAGIGIALTPKYQGKGYGQEALKLLETYCTQVLQLHQLYCTVTQSNAGSLHLFRQAGYQEIGIRKEWLKTPSGWQDVVEFQKLLFQTR from the coding sequence ATGCTGCAAACAGACCGTATTTACCTGCGCGCCCCAGAGCCCTCAGACCTTGACTTTCTCTACCTCTTTGAGAATGACACGGCGCTCTGGCCGGTGAGTTTATCGGTGACGCCTTTCTCCCGGGAGGCGCTGCGGCAATACCTTGAAAACGCTACGCTAGACATTTACGCCGCCCGGCAACTCAGGCTCATGATCTGCCTGCAGGAAGAAGACACGGTGATGGGCTCTATAGACCTTTTTGACTTTGAGCCGCTGCACCAGCGGGCCGGGATTGGCATTGCCCTTACACCCAAATACCAGGGCAAAGGCTACGGCCAGGAGGCGCTGAAACTGTTGGAGACCTATTGCACGCAGGTGCTGCAACTTCACCAATTGTACTGTACCGTAACCCAGTCAAATGCCGGCAGCCTGCACCTGTTCCGCCAGGCTGGCTACCAAGAAATAGGGATAAGGAAAGAATGGCTTAAGACGCCGTCTGGCTGGCAAGATGTGGTGGAGTTTCAGAAGCTTTTATTCCAAACTAGGTAA
- a CDS encoding glycosyltransferase family 1 protein: MSEFDSDFIPGGGGNFLSSEPEVTTSTSYISSVTNTPKVTPKPTSESSLEAFLSSVSSIVCFSHLRWDFVYQRPQHLLSRFAKHTHLYFFEEPVFTDNAIPRLETHSREDGRLTLIVAQLPHGLTPEESDAKQIELLNEFMAAQDLDKTVFWYYTPMALEISRHFTPALTVFDCMDELSAFKFAPPRLLELETEMMAKADVVFTGGQSLYEAKKHRHTQIHAFPSSIDKAHFAQARQPQEDPADQANIPYPRMGFFGVVDERFDIELLREVATSRPEWQFVIIGPVVKIDPAVLPNSANIHYLGGKSYQELPAYLAGWDVAMLLFAHNESTRFISPTKTPEYLAAGKPVVSTSIRDVVRPYGEQNLVHIADGAPAFEAAIEKALLQKEDKTWMARTDEFLAGVSWDKTWQNMVRHMQAVSQEKKGNA, from the coding sequence ATGTCTGAATTTGATTCTGATTTCATCCCCGGCGGGGGAGGAAACTTCTTGTCGTCTGAACCAGAGGTAACTACTTCTACTTCGTACATTTCTTCAGTAACCAATACCCCAAAGGTGACCCCTAAACCTACTTCAGAAAGTAGCCTGGAGGCATTTCTTTCCTCCGTCTCCAGCATTGTTTGTTTCTCCCATTTACGTTGGGATTTTGTGTACCAGCGCCCGCAGCACTTGCTGTCACGTTTTGCCAAACACACCCATCTCTATTTCTTTGAAGAGCCGGTGTTCACAGATAATGCCATTCCGCGCCTGGAAACCCATTCCCGCGAAGATGGCCGCCTTACACTTATTGTAGCGCAATTGCCGCACGGCCTCACGCCGGAAGAATCAGACGCCAAGCAGATAGAACTGCTCAATGAGTTCATGGCCGCGCAAGATCTGGACAAAACCGTTTTCTGGTACTATACGCCTATGGCCCTGGAGATTTCCCGCCACTTCACGCCGGCCTTAACCGTGTTTGACTGCATGGATGAACTCTCTGCCTTCAAATTTGCGCCGCCAAGGTTATTGGAACTGGAAACAGAGATGATGGCCAAGGCCGATGTGGTCTTTACCGGCGGGCAAAGCCTTTACGAAGCCAAAAAACACAGACATACCCAAATCCATGCCTTCCCTAGCAGCATTGACAAAGCGCATTTCGCGCAGGCGCGCCAGCCGCAGGAAGACCCCGCCGACCAGGCCAATATCCCGTACCCGCGCATGGGCTTCTTTGGTGTGGTAGATGAGCGTTTTGACATTGAGTTGCTGCGTGAGGTAGCCACCTCGCGCCCGGAGTGGCAGTTCGTGATCATTGGGCCCGTGGTGAAAATAGATCCGGCCGTTTTGCCTAACAGCGCCAACATCCATTACCTGGGCGGCAAGTCTTACCAGGAACTGCCGGCCTACCTGGCAGGCTGGGATGTGGCCATGCTGCTGTTCGCGCACAATGAGTCCACCAGGTTCATCAGCCCCACCAAAACGCCTGAGTACCTGGCGGCCGGCAAACCGGTGGTTTCCACCTCTATCAGAGACGTGGTGCGCCCATACGGTGAGCAGAACCTGGTACACATAGCAGACGGCGCCCCGGCGTTTGAGGCGGCAATTGAGAAAGCCCTCTTGCAGAAAGAGGATAAAACCTGGATGGCCCGCACAGATGAATTCCTGGCTGGCGTGTCCTGGGACAAAACCTGGCAAAATATGGTGCGCCACATGCAGGCCGTAAGCCAGGAGAAGAAAGGGAACGCCTAG
- the glf gene encoding UDP-galactopyranose mutase yields MFDYLIVGAGFAGSVLAERLATYSNKKVLIIDKRPHIAGNAYDHYNEDGILVHKYGPHIFHTNSKDVFEYLGQFTEWRPYEHRVLASVDGQQVPMPINLDTINKLYGLSLTSFELDEWFESVAETVPVIKTSEDVVVSKVGRELYDKFFKNYTRKQWGMDPSELDKSVTSRVPTRTNRDDRYFTDTYQAMPLHGFTKMFEKMLDHPNIKIMLNTDYHEIIDMIPFKEMIYTGPVDEYFDFKFGKLPYRSLEFKHETVNKEVFQPVAVVNYPNEQLYTRVTEFKYLTGQQHPKTSLVYEFPKAEGDPYYPVPRPENAELYNQYKKLADSTPGVHFVGRLATYKYYNMDQVVAQALTLHKKLTEKDKVRVAVVDGQDVLPKVVREALNGSSTKLSTNGKH; encoded by the coding sequence ATGTTTGATTACCTGATTGTAGGGGCCGGTTTTGCCGGCAGTGTACTGGCCGAGCGCCTGGCTACTTATTCCAATAAAAAAGTATTGATTATCGATAAGCGTCCGCATATTGCGGGGAACGCCTATGACCATTATAATGAAGACGGCATTCTGGTGCACAAGTACGGCCCACACATCTTCCACACCAATTCCAAGGATGTGTTTGAGTACCTGGGGCAGTTCACCGAGTGGCGCCCGTATGAGCACCGCGTATTGGCCAGCGTAGATGGCCAGCAAGTGCCTATGCCCATTAACCTTGACACCATTAACAAATTGTACGGCTTAAGCCTTACCTCTTTTGAGTTAGATGAGTGGTTTGAATCGGTGGCCGAAACCGTGCCGGTGATCAAGACCTCTGAAGACGTGGTGGTGAGCAAAGTGGGCCGTGAGCTGTATGACAAGTTCTTCAAGAACTACACCCGCAAGCAGTGGGGCATGGACCCGTCTGAGCTGGATAAGTCAGTGACTTCAAGGGTACCCACCCGCACGAACCGTGACGACCGTTACTTCACAGACACTTACCAGGCCATGCCGTTGCACGGCTTCACCAAGATGTTTGAGAAGATGCTGGATCACCCCAACATCAAGATCATGCTCAACACAGACTACCATGAAATCATTGACATGATCCCGTTCAAGGAGATGATTTACACTGGTCCGGTAGATGAGTACTTTGACTTTAAGTTCGGCAAGCTGCCGTACCGCTCTCTGGAGTTCAAGCATGAGACCGTGAACAAGGAAGTGTTCCAGCCGGTGGCCGTAGTCAACTACCCTAATGAGCAACTCTATACCCGCGTAACAGAATTCAAGTACCTGACCGGTCAGCAGCACCCTAAGACCAGCCTGGTATATGAATTCCCTAAAGCTGAGGGAGATCCGTATTACCCAGTGCCAAGACCTGAGAACGCTGAACTGTACAACCAGTACAAGAAACTGGCCGACAGTACCCCGGGTGTGCATTTCGTGGGTCGTTTGGCTACCTACAAATACTACAACATGGACCAGGTAGTGGCGCAGGCCCTTACCCTGCACAAGAAGTTAACCGAGAAAGATAAAGTGAGAGTGGCGGTGGTAGATGGCCAGGATGTCTTGCCCAAAGTAGTGCGCGAGGCTTTAAATGGAAGTTCCACCAAACTCAGCACGAATGGCAAACATTAA